ATCATCATCAGAAAGCTTGATAAAAATTTAAAACAGCTGAAAGGCATCGATTCTCAGGAAATTTAAGCGAAAAAAGTTATGTTTTGAGATTTAATCGTTAATTTTATTTTCGCAAATCTTTTTACTATGCTTTTATCTTATGTTTACGGGGCTTCCGACATCCCTCTATTGGGACAAACTATCGGTGGCAACTTAAAAAACACGGTCGAAAAATATCCCAACCAGGAAGCATTAATATGCGTTCATCAAAATTATCGGGCTACTTATCAGGAGTTTTACAATCAAACAACGGCCGTTGCCAAAGCCTTAATTTATTCAGGAGTAAAATCCGGAGACCGCGTAGGTATCTGGGCTGCCAACCGCTACGAGTGGGTTCTTTTACAATACGCTACTGCCAGAATTGGAGTTATTTTAGTGAATATCAATCCAGCGTACAGAACCAGTGAGCTGATCTTCGTGATCAATCAGTCGGAAATGTCACATATTTTCTCTTCACTTACATTCAAATCAAGCAATTATCAGAAGATGATTGCAGATGCAAGAGAATTTTGTACCACCTTAAGGTCTGAAATCTTCTTTGATCATAACTGGGACGAATTTCTAAACAACGGACAGGAAATTTCTGATGACATTTTACATAGTTTTGAGGAACACGTTCAGTTTGATGATCCTGTGAACATTCAATACACCTCGGGAACAACAGGTTTTCCAAAAGGGGTTACCCTCTCTCATCACAACATTCTGAATAACGGCTATTTTATCGGTGTCAGATTAAAATATACAGAGAAAGACCGGGTGTGTATTCCGGTTCCTTTTTATCACTGTTTCGGAATGGTGATCGGAAATATCTGCTGCACGACACACGGAGCCTGCATGGTGATCCCGAATGACAGTTTTGATCCTGATATTACCCTAAAAGTAGTGTCTGATGAAAAATGCACCTCCTTATACGGCGTTCCGACCATGTTTATTGCTGAGTTGGCGGTAAAAGATTTTGAAACTTTCGATTTTTCAAGTTTAAGAACAGGCGTGATGGCAGGCTCTGTTTGCCCACCCGAAATCATGAAGAAGGTGGAAAATTTAATGAATATCAAAGAAATGAGCATTTGTTACGGAATGACGGAAACATCTCCCGTTTCTACGCAAACCCTCATCGGAACGCCATTTGAGAAACAGGTAAATACCGTTGGAACCGTACAGAATCATTTAGAAATAAAAATCGTCAATGAAAATGGAAAAATCGTTGAGCGTGGCGAACATGGAGAGTTGTGTACAAGAGGATATTCCGTTATGCTGAAATACTGGAATGATCCTGAAAATACAAAGAAAGTTCTTGACGACGCCCGCTGGATGCACACCGGCGACATGGCGGTGATGGACGATGAAGGTTATATTACGATTTCCGGAAGAATAAAGGATTTAATTATCCGTGGTGGCGAAAATATTTCACCAAAAGAAATTGAAGATTTTTTATATACCTATCCCAATATTCTGGATGTTCAGATCATCGGAGTTCCGAGTGAAAAATTCGGGGAAGAAGTGATGGCATGGGTAAAAGTAAGAAAAGGATTTACCATCAAAGAAGAAGAACTCCTAGAATATTGTAAGGGACAAATTGCCCATTATAAAGTCCCGAAATACTGGAGGTTTGTAGATGAATTCCCAATGACGATCTCCGGAAAGGTACGAAAGGTGGAAATGCGTGAAGTTTCAGTAAAAGAACTTGGACTAGACAGGGTAAAATAACCGTATGGCGAACCTAAATTTTCCTGGTTCTTCCTTTTTAATACCGTAAACGATTATAGTGACTTATTAAATCCAAAAGCGTCTCAGAAATTTCTGAGACGCTTTTCTTAATCAAATTTATGGGTAGCCCTGTTATTTTCTGATAATTTTCTTTACCACAGCGCCTTTATTTTTAAGGATTACTTTCAGTATGTAAGCTCCTGAAGGAAGATTAGAAGTGTCAATACTTTCAACAGCAGTCCCTTTCTTCACGATAGCCCCTGACATGGTGTACAGCTCAAAGGATTCTATTTTCTCCCTGGTTTTGATATAAACTTTATCGGTAGCAGGATTAGGGTAAATGCCCAGCATATCTTCAGCTTTAACCGCTTCATTCGTTGCCAGATTTACCTCCTGAATTTCTACAGAATAATCTTCAACCTCTCCCATAGAATTGTACCCGCAGGCTCCGGAACCTACCCAGCCGTTCACTGCTTTCAGCCTCATAAGAACCGTCCCCGTTACCGCATTATCAGGTACAGTAAAGGAAATCGTAGTGGAAGTGGATTCTGAATTCTGAGATTCATAGATTCTTTCATCATCAGAAAATATTCGGTCTCCATTCCAGTCTATCCACGCAGAAAGGTAAGCAGTGTCTGTGGAGAAACCTAGATCCATAGTTACAGTTGAGTTCTTTGAGGCCGTCAGGGTAAGATTTGAAAAATCTGCATAGCCTGCCTGAGAATTTGAATTAGAACATCCTGAAGAGATATTATTTAAATTCCCTGTCGCTCCTGTCGTGCTTACTTTATCAATATACAGATAAGAGCAGCCATTTACAAAATAAGCCTGGCAATACCCCGGCTGCTGTCCGGAGATCGTAATTTCCAAAGAGCCGGAAACAGCAGGATCAGAATTAAGAGTTGCCATGACCTTGACGGTTCCGTCAGCCAGAGCTGTTACTTTTGCATACTGATCTATGGATGCATTACCCGTTCCAGGAATAACCGTCCATGTAACATCATCGGTATAATTTCCGTTCAGCTGAGCCATTAAACTCAGTTCTCCGTTACTGGTGGTAATTACTGCCGGACCTCCGCTGTAAGTATTTACCGTTAAATTCTGAGTTACCGCCTGAGAAGAAGCACTTACCGACAATATCGCGAGACGGATCTCATTGGCATAAGCAGCCGATGAATCACCATTAAAAGTAAAGGTAACTCCGGTGATTGTTTTGGATTGATTAGCCGTTGCAATAGGAATAGCATCTTCATACAATCTTGGATTTTCACTATCACCTTCTACATTATTATTGCTGATATTTATTCTTCCGATTCCCTTTACGGCAAAGCCTGAATTTCCGTACCAGTCTTTCGCCTGTACAGTAGTTGTCTGGCTCGTTCCGTCACTGAAATTAATTTGTGCAGTGTAGGGAATATTACTGGATCCTCCTCCGGCAGCAGATGAAAGAATATATAAAGTAGCAACATCCGAAGCCTGGAAAGAAAGAGTTCCTTCATTTTGGGAATTGGCAGAACCTATTACATAGTCCGGGGTAAGATATAATGCATTATTGGCAGAATAATCAGCCAATCGGTAAACCACAGACGGGTTGATAAGACTTGGAATCTGCCCATCAGCCGGAAGGCTGTAAGCCGGTGCCGGAGAAGAGGAATCAGCCTTAAAATCCGAAGAAAGTAGAGCTCTGGTATTGGCCTCATCCAATCCAATGGTTGTAGATTGGGAAGCATTTCCTGTTCCGTTAGCTATAATATCCTGATTGTAGCCGGTAATAGGGCCAAAAGTCTGCGCAGACAGTAAAGAACCGGCAGAAAGCATCAGAAAGGCTATTGTCTGGCTTCCTGACATCAAAAAATCATGTTTTCTCATGTTAAAAGGTTTATCTAATAATACATTGCAAAATTAATTTAATTTAGACTAATTATAAATAAATAATTAAAAAATGCAACCGGTTACACTATGATATAAATCACGAAAAATAGCAGTCAAAAATTAGAATTATAAAAAAAATGTCCAGTAATACTGGACATTTTATATTAATTGAGTCAATTAATTTTTATAGCTCTTTTCTCAATCTCGCGACAGGAATATTAAGCTGTTCACGATATTTCGCGATGGTTCTTCTCGCAATATTGTATCCCTGTTCTTTCAGAATCACCACAAGAGCATCATCCGTAAGAGGTTTTCTTTTATTTTCTTTACTAATGACTTCCTGTAGATGAGTTTTAATCTCTTTGGTTGAAACCTCTTCACCATCATCATTAGTCAGACTATCAGAGAAAAGATCTTTCAGATAAACAATTCCGTTTGGTGTGTCGGCATATTTACTCTTCACCACCCTTGAAATCGTTGAAATATCAAATCCCGTGATATCTGCAACATCTTTCAGAATCATTGGTTTTAAAGATTTTTCATCCCCGGTTATAAAATACTGTTTTTGGAATTTTACAATCGCGGTAATAGTTTGTAACAAGGTATTCTGACGCTGATTGATCGCATCGATATACCATTTTGCGGCGTCCAATTTTTGCTTAATAAACAAAGCAGCCTGCTTGTGTTCAGAAGAGTTTTTATCATGAGAATATGTAGTTAAGATATCCTTATATTCTTCAGAAACTCTTAATGTAGGAGCATTTTTGCTATTTAACATTGGTATTACCTGCCCATCTTTTACCTGAATCACAAAATCCGGAATAATTTCCTGATTAATCGTAATCGTCTGTGTATCAAAATTCCCACCTACTTTCGGAGACAATTTTGAAATTTCATCCAAAGCATCTTTCAGATCTTCTTCTTCAATATCATATTTCTGAATGATCTTATTATAGTGCTTATTGGTAAGCGCATCAAACTGATATCTTAGAATATTGGCTGCCAAAGAAACTGCTTTGTCAGAACTTACTTTCTTTTCAATTTGTAAAAGAAGACATTCCTGTAAACCTCTTGCTCCAACGCCCGGCGGATCCAGCTTTTGAACATAATTTTCAAGAATATCCTCCACTTTTTCCTTCGTAGTGTAAATCCCCTGAGAAAAGGCCAAATCATCAACAATAGATTTCACTTCTCTTCTTAAATACCCGTCAGTATCCAGGTTTCCAATAATATATTCAGCAATTTTAACATCCTCTTTATTGATATTTACAAGATTAATCTGCTCCATCAGATAATCATATAATGACTGCCCCTCCGTGAGAAGGCTTTCATTATCGAACTCCTCATCGTCAGGAGAATAGTTACTGGAAGCCGTTTTATAGCTCGGCTCGTCGTCATAAAGATATTGGTCTACATCAAAATCAGTCTCAATGCTTTCTGTACCTTCACTTTCATACGAATCTTCCAATGACGAGTATTCATCATCTTTAGTCTCCTCTTTTGCTATTTCTAAAGCAGGGTTTTCTTCCAACTCTCTCTCTAATTCCTCTTCAAACTCCAAGGTATGAAGCTGAATCAACTTCATCAGCTGAATTTGCTGAGGAGCTAACTTCTGTCCTAACTTAAGTTGTAAATGTTGTTTTAGCATATTACTATTTTGTGTTTTAACATAACATATTCTACGAATTTAGTCATTTTTTTGATACAAAATAATTTTTAGCACGATTTTTGCATTGGATATGGTATAATAAACTATTTAAATAAACAAAAAAAGCCTTTAATTGATTTTTAAAGGCTTTTTTATGTTATAAATTTAAGTTTTCAGGATCTTTTCTATATATCCCAAAATGCAAGAACTTCTATTACTTCCTCTGTAATTCTATAATAAAGTGAGAAATTTTTATCAATTAAAATATATTTTACTCCCTCTATTTCTGACTGAGAACCAAGGTGAGGATTTTAAGAAAGCAGTTTATCCTTTTTTTCAACTTCTACTATTAATTTAGAAGAATATTTGTTTGATTTATTATGATAAACCCAATATTTAAGGGTATCAATATAATCAGATTCTGCCTGCTTAGACCAAATTACTCTAAACATTTTCTTGCTTTTTCAGCCACAGATTCACTTGAAGAAAATTTCCCTTCAGAAATATCAGAAATTCCTTTGAAGATTTTCTCTTTCTGCCAATCTGTAAGTTTTTCTTCTTT
The sequence above is a segment of the Chryseobacterium sp. MYb264 genome. Coding sequences within it:
- a CDS encoding GEVED domain-containing protein; protein product: MRKHDFLMSGSQTIAFLMLSAGSLLSAQTFGPITGYNQDIIANGTGNASQSTTIGLDEANTRALLSSDFKADSSSPAPAYSLPADGQIPSLINPSVVYRLADYSANNALYLTPDYVIGSANSQNEGTLSFQASDVATLYILSSAAGGGSSNIPYTAQINFSDGTSQTTTVQAKDWYGNSGFAVKGIGRINISNNNVEGDSENPRLYEDAIPIATANQSKTITGVTFTFNGDSSAAYANEIRLAILSVSASSQAVTQNLTVNTYSGGPAVITTSNGELSLMAQLNGNYTDDVTWTVIPGTGNASIDQYAKVTALADGTVKVMATLNSDPAVSGSLEITISGQQPGYCQAYFVNGCSYLYIDKVSTTGATGNLNNISSGCSNSNSQAGYADFSNLTLTASKNSTVTMDLGFSTDTAYLSAWIDWNGDRIFSDDERIYESQNSESTSTTISFTVPDNAVTGTVLMRLKAVNGWVGSGACGYNSMGEVEDYSVEIQEVNLATNEAVKAEDMLGIYPNPATDKVYIKTREKIESFELYTMSGAIVKKGTAVESIDTSNLPSGAYILKVILKNKGAVVKKIIRK
- the rpoN gene encoding RNA polymerase factor sigma-54; this translates as MLKQHLQLKLGQKLAPQQIQLMKLIQLHTLEFEEELERELEENPALEIAKEETKDDEYSSLEDSYESEGTESIETDFDVDQYLYDDEPSYKTASSNYSPDDEEFDNESLLTEGQSLYDYLMEQINLVNINKEDVKIAEYIIGNLDTDGYLRREVKSIVDDLAFSQGIYTTKEKVEDILENYVQKLDPPGVGARGLQECLLLQIEKKVSSDKAVSLAANILRYQFDALTNKHYNKIIQKYDIEEEDLKDALDEISKLSPKVGGNFDTQTITINQEIIPDFVIQVKDGQVIPMLNSKNAPTLRVSEEYKDILTTYSHDKNSSEHKQAALFIKQKLDAAKWYIDAINQRQNTLLQTITAIVKFQKQYFITGDEKSLKPMILKDVADITGFDISTISRVVKSKYADTPNGIVYLKDLFSDSLTNDDGEEVSTKEIKTHLQEVISKENKRKPLTDDALVVILKEQGYNIARRTIAKYREQLNIPVARLRKEL
- a CDS encoding DUF2683 family protein — translated: MSTITIHTENENQINLLKSLLKELKINFEIDKEEKLTDWQKEKIFKGISDISEGKFSSSESVAEKARKCLE
- a CDS encoding AMP-binding protein; this encodes MLLSYVYGASDIPLLGQTIGGNLKNTVEKYPNQEALICVHQNYRATYQEFYNQTTAVAKALIYSGVKSGDRVGIWAANRYEWVLLQYATARIGVILVNINPAYRTSELIFVINQSEMSHIFSSLTFKSSNYQKMIADAREFCTTLRSEIFFDHNWDEFLNNGQEISDDILHSFEEHVQFDDPVNIQYTSGTTGFPKGVTLSHHNILNNGYFIGVRLKYTEKDRVCIPVPFYHCFGMVIGNICCTTHGACMVIPNDSFDPDITLKVVSDEKCTSLYGVPTMFIAELAVKDFETFDFSSLRTGVMAGSVCPPEIMKKVENLMNIKEMSICYGMTETSPVSTQTLIGTPFEKQVNTVGTVQNHLEIKIVNENGKIVERGEHGELCTRGYSVMLKYWNDPENTKKVLDDARWMHTGDMAVMDDEGYITISGRIKDLIIRGGENISPKEIEDFLYTYPNILDVQIIGVPSEKFGEEVMAWVKVRKGFTIKEEELLEYCKGQIAHYKVPKYWRFVDEFPMTISGKVRKVEMREVSVKELGLDRVK